TTGGTCCCGGCGAAAAAGCCTGGGAGTTCATTCGGGGTAGTTCTGATAATCCCATGGTCAGTCTGGGGTGGAAGTCTGTCGGTGTGCTTGAGCTCACAGCTTTGCCAAGTATCGACCAAGACCGCTGGGTGCCGTTGGTCCGGGAGACGGACGTCCTGCTTGTATCGGGCGGAGATGCGCTTTACCTGTACCACTGGATGAAGGAATCGGGACTTGCAGAGCTCTTGCCGGAGCTGAACGCAGTTTATGTGGGAATGAGTGCGGGGAGCATGGTGATGGCCCCGAAAATTGGAGAGTTCTTCGTTGGCTGGACTCCGCCAAACGGTGAGGATAAAACGCTTGGGCTCGTTGATTTTGCAATTTTCCCGCATCTGGATCACGAAATGTTGCCGGGAAACACCATGGCCGCTGCAGAGAAATGGGCCGCAGGAATGCAAGGACCAGCATATGCGATTGATGACATGACAGCTATCAAAGTAATAGACGGAGCAGTAGAAGTTGTTACCGAAGGACATTGGAAGCTACTTTAGCTCTAAAACGAACAGATTATAATCCTACAAAACGGTGCACAAAATATCGGATGACTAGTTTAAACTCCTGTTATTCTATTGATGAAAGGGGGTCATATTAATGGATTTGCTTAAGAACATGAATATTGCCATGAAGTATATCGAGGAAAACCTTACTAATGAAATAGATTTTAAGGTCGTGGCAAGGACGGCTCATTGTTCTGAATATCATTTTAAAAGAATGTTTTCTTTCCTTGCGGGTATAACCCTATCAGAATATATACGCCGCAGACGACTTAGTTTGGCAGCATTGGAGCTTCCTAATAGTAAGGTAAAAGTAATCGATGTTGCAATAAAGTATGGATACAATTCACCTGATTCTTTTACTAGAGCCTTTTTTAATTTACACGGCATTACACCATCAGAGGCAAGAGAAAGTGGTCAGCAGCTAAAAGCCTATCCTCTTATGACCTTTCAATTATCAATTAGAGGAGGAAATGAAATGAATTATCGAATAGAACAGAAAGAAGCGTTTCACATCATTGGAATCATGAAACGGGTACCCATCGTTTTTCAAGGGGAAAATCCCGAAATTGCAGATATGTGGAAATCCTTAGATGCTGATAAAATAGCTCATTTACAAAAGCTCTCCAATGTGGAACCAAAGGGTATGATTCAAGCATCTACTAATTTCTCGGAAGGACGGATGGAAGAGAAAGGTGAGTTGGATCAGTATATTGGAGTCGCAACAACTCATGAGAAACCTGAGAATTTTTCAAAACTGAAAATCCCTTCCTTAACATGGGCCATATTTGAATCAACCGGACCATTTCCTCAAACCCTCCAGGAAACTTGGGGAAGAATCTATTCTGAGTGGTTCCCATCTTCAAACTATCAAGTAACAGAAGGGCCTGAAATATTGTCGATTAAAGGTAAAGATTTATCAGCACCATCAGTGAAATGTGAAATATGGATTCCGGTTTTAAAGAAGTGAATAAAGGACGTAAAGCGCAGGGGGTAATCTCCTGCGTTTTTCTATGTATTGGATTTCTGTCTTCAAGCAAATTAGAAGAAAAGAAAACATATTTTTGTTAAGGTTATTTCGAACAGATCATAAGGAGGTAAGATAAGGATGTCTACTTTGCTCGAAGAAATTAAAGCTTATAAAGAGGTATTTAAACAAAAGGCTTCAGAGGAAAAACAACGTTTAATGGCACAGGCAACAAAAGAATTAGAGGAGTCCGGAGTGGCAAAGGGGCTAAAAGAGGGAGAGAGAGTACCGGATTTTACCCTTCCTGACGCAACTGGCAAAATGGTGTCCATGAAGGAAGAACTTGAAAAAGGCCCGTTAATCTTGACATTCTATCGAGGCGGATGGTGCCCATACTGCAACCTTGAATTAAAAGCCTATCAGCGAGAAATAGACTCTATCAAAAACGCTGGCGCAACTATAATTGCCATCAGTCCTCAGACACCTGATGCTTCCCTGTCTACAAAGGAAAAAAATGAACTGGAATTTTTGGTGCTAAGTGATGAAGGCAATCAAGTTGCAGAACAATTTAATTTGGTATTTAAAATGCCGGATTATTTAGTAGAGATATATAAAGGTTCAGGCTTAATGGTTTCGGACCATAATGGAAATGATGATTGGGAACTACCAAAACCAGCGACATTTGTTATTGATCAAACAGGTAACATTGTATTTGCAGATGTAGATTCAGACTATACAAAACGTGTAGAGCCGGGTAAAGTGATTGATGTTTTAAAGAGTATCTAAAAATAAATATTATAGAAAAATGGCCTGGGATTCTATTCTTAGGCCATTTTTGCTCTTTTTTAAGAGCTAGAAAAATTTTACAGAGTAACGTGAAACTTTTCAACTGGATCCCCGTATAAATACTAAGGAACACCCAGTAAATACAGGGAGGTTTATCATGAAGAAATTTTTCAGGTATTTTGTCTGGACAATAGTTATCGGGTTAATATATTATGCCGGATTAAGGTATGAGTTGTATTTACTGAATGAAGCGCAAATGAACTATAATTTTTGGCCGCAAGTGATATTTGCCGCTTTATTCCCGATTTTAATCGGAATACTCCTTCGCTTGCCTAAATTAATAAAAGAGATACAACAGGAAAAAGTATGGTCAGTGAACTGGATGAAGCTACTGGCAGTCGGACTCCCAACACTTTACGTCTCTTTGGTTCCTGTACTTTTACTTACGGGCCTATTTAAATACATTCCGTTTGCAATGGACATCATACATTTTGATTTTGCAACTTTAGCTGGGGTGGTTTTTGGATATGTGTTGTTGGATAGCTTGAAGGAAGATTAAATAACTTTTTATATTTATGAAGACCTCACAAGCAAGAAAAGCGGACGTGTCAGGTCTTCATCGTGAACTGCCCCCTGTCAAGTAGACACTCGAAATAATAAAACAAGACTAAGCGGTCTTAGCCCTGTATTCTAAAGGGCTAAGACCGTTTAAACGTTTTTGATAGCGGTCATGATTATAAAAATGAATGTACTCATCAATCGCCTCTTCAAGATCGTCGAACGTTTCATATTTCTCCAAATAATACTTCTCGCATTTCAATGTCCCCCAAAAAGACTCTATTGGACCATTATCAATACATCGTCCAACTCGGGACATACTATGAGTCATCTTTGCTGTATCAATTTTTCTTTTGAATTCAAGGTGGGTATATTGAAATCCTCGATCACTATGTAAAAGCGGCTGTTCACCATTCAACATGGCAGTTGCTTGATCCAAGGTTTTAAACACTAGCTGATTGTTATTTTTAAGTCCTAACACATAACTAATAATAGCCCCATCATATAAATCTCGAATGGCACTCAAATAAGCCTTTGTAGCCTTACCGAACTTAAACTCCGTAACGTCCGTCACCCACTTTTCATTTGGCTTTTCCGCTTGGAATTCCCGGTTTAACAAGTTTTGGGCAATATGATTAGGGGTCGCTTTTTTGTAACGGCTCTTTTTTCTTCGAATAATGCTTTGAATGCCTAAAACACGCATTAATCTATAGATACGTTTATGGTTATAAGCTTTTCCTAACTTTCGATTCAAAGTAATGGCCACTCTACGATATCCATAAATCCCCTTCACTTTTTGGAATATAGTAGAAATCTCTTTCATTAACTTTTCACTTTCCCGTTCACGTTTTGAAGGCTCGCGCTTCAACCATTTGTAATAGGCAGACCGGGCAATCTCCGCAATGTCACAGAGCATCACGATAGAAAATCCTTCTTCCTGTTCCAGTTCCTGAATAGCTAAATATTTCTCCTCATGGCGTACCTGACTTATTTTTGCCTCCTTTCGATCTCCTCTAACTTTTTTAGAAATGCGTTCTCAGCTCGCAATCGTTCATTTTCCCTTTCTAGCCTATGCATCTCTCGTTGTATTTTCTGTTCATGAGAAAGTTCCACTTCTTCCTTTTTCCTCCCACGTTTATCTCGGAGGGCTTCTTCGCCACCATTCTCATACTTTTTAACCCATTGATACACTTGTTGGTAAGAGACCTGGAAGGTCTCAGCTGCCTTATGGAAATCCATGCCGTTCTCTAGATAATAGTGCACAATCTCTATTCGTTCATTTAAGGTAGTTTTTCTTTTGTTAGTCATAGTGAATTTCCTTCCTTTTGAAGTATCCTTTAACTCTCTATGGCTATTATAATTCTTAATCCACTTTTGGAGGACAGATTTACTTGATATTTCATACTTCCTAACAAGTTCTTTTTGAGAATACCCACCGTTAAGGTATTCATGGACTACCTTCAGCTTATATTCCTTCGAATACGCTTTTGAGGTAGGGTGTAAACCTTTCTCCCCCAGACTTTCATATCTATCGATCCAATTATATATAGTGGATGGACTAACATTATTTATATGGCCTAAATCTGTAATAGTGTGCGTGCGATTTTCCCAGGCTCTTATGACATTGATTTTGACATCGAAAGAGTTAGCTTTTTTTGACATAATAAATACTCCCCTTAGCAGAAACAGATTTTTAGTTTTTTATCTGTCTACTTAAAAGGGAGCATATCATCGGGGCTATGAAGACTTCACAAGCAGGAAAAACGGATGAGTCAAGTCTTCGTCGGGGCTATGAAGACATCGGAAGCAAGAAAAGCGGATTGGTCAGGTCTTCATCGGTGTTATGAAGACATCACAAGCAGAAAAAACGGACGGCTCAGGTCTTCATCCGGATTATAAAACATTATTTACTTAAAAAGGCAATCCCAGTCTATAAACGGTATAGTTTCAAGAGCGCTATTAAGGAGTCTGGGATAGCGCTAATTTTTCTTAGTAAATGGAGAGTGGGTTCATTGAATAACCTTTTCGAGCAAATGAAGACCGGCAATATACAGCAACAGAAGGCTTATTCTGCCATTCTTGAATTGAATATTTTAAATGACTTACATATTTATAATCCTGTATTATGTGGAACGCTTCCCATCGGAATTGATGTAAAAGGTTCAGACTTAGACATCATTATGGAAGTAAGAGAATTAGATATTTTCTCAAACAAATTACATAATCTTTACGCTGATAAAGAAAATTTCACCTTAAAAAGGACCGTGATCCGAGGGAGAAATGTTGTGAAGGCGAATTTTACGTTCCGAAATTTTGAGTTTGAATTGTTCGGTCAAGCTCAACCTGTCCATAAGCAATTTGCGTATTTGCATATGATGATTGAATATGAACTGTTGCAAAGAGATCCAGATTTAAGAGAAAAAGTGATAAGTCTTAAAAAGCAGGGATACAAAACGGAACCCGCATTTTGTAAACTTCTTAACATTAGCGGTGATCCTTATGAAGGCCTTCTTTTATTCGGTGTGGAAGAAGGGATGGTGTAGGTATGGATAGGCTGTTACATAAGGTTCGAGCAGTACCAGAGAAAAAGTCGTTCTTAATAGGTATGACCCTAATATTAATAACACCTTTGCTCTCATTTTTAATAGTAGATTTATTTCTAATGTCTAATTGGATAATGATTTTTGTAGGAGTTTTCATTAACTTTTTTTCTCTTTTATTTATTTTGAACGCGGCTGATAAACGACATTCACGGTTGGCTAAGAGGTAATTAGTAATCGGTAGTGCAAAGGAGGAAACTATTTTGGCAGAATACAAGGTCATTCTATTCGATTTAGATGGAACGCTTTCCGATCCAAAAGAAGGAATCACTAAATCGGTTCAATTTGCATTAGAGAATATGGATATTGTGGAACCTTCTATAGATAGACTAGAGACTTTTATCGGTCCCCCACTCCAGGTTTCTTTTGCGGAGTATTATGGTTTGGATGGAATAGAATCAAAACGTGCTATTGGTTTTTATAGAGAAAGGTTTAAGGAGAAGGGAATGTTTGAGAATGTCCTATACCCTGATATTTCCTTACTTTTAGAGGCGTTAAAGGAGAGGGGCTTTGTATTAGTGGTGGCAACCTCAAAGCCTACCGTTTTTGCTGAGCAGATAATAAAGTACTTTGAGTTAGAGAAGTATTTTCAATTGATTGTCGGAAGTAACCTCGATGGAACAAGGTCATCCAAAACGGAAATCATTCAATACATACTTGATAAATATACTGATTTTAATCGTAGTGACTTTGTCATGATTGGAGATCGGAAGCACGATATCATTGGGGCGAAAAATACAGGGATTCACTCTATTGGAGTGACGTATGGGTACGGATCTCAGGAAGAAATAAGGGATGCAGAGCCGAATTACATCGTTTCTAGTATTGATGATTTAATGGGTTTGTTGCTGGGAAGCCGGGTAAAGGATGACTACTTACTCCGGAAATAGTTCTAATATACAAGGCGAAGAACACAAGAAAACATAAGGTTACTATACTGTTAAAGATGCACTCGACGCGAAAAAACAATAGAGGCTTAAGCGAGCAATTAGCATTCGTGAACCAACTCATGGGTGGTTAAAGGTACTAAATATTTTTAAAGTGAAGAGGAGAGGCATTGAAATGCTTATCATTATTACCATAGCTGTTTTTATATTTTTATTCGACTTTGCCAGAATTAGAAAACAAAATGATACGTTAATAGAACAAAATGAAAAGGTAATATCTTTATTAGAAGAAATTAAAAACAAATAAGAGAAGGGGTTCAAGGGTGCTAAACATAGAGATAAGAAGGCCAAGAACGGAAGAAATAGTTGAGTTGCATCAATTTTTCAGAACGGTGATTGAAGATACATTTAATAAAGAGGGTATCGGGGATCAGTTAGAGGATCTAGAAGCGGAGGTTGAGTCCAAGAAAGCTTACTTAGCTGGGGACCTGACAAGCAATGGAGAGGATCGATTTTTTCTGCTGACATTAGAGAGAGGCCAGATTATTGGCACGATAGAACATGGTGCAGCTAGCGATCTTATTTGTAAATGTACAGATAACGCTTTAAAGGAATTGCATGAGGTGGGTACAGTGTTTGTTCATCCTGACTACCAAGGGATGGGAGTAGGGAATTTACTTTTAGAAAATATGTATCAAACACTGCGGAATAAAGGGATTCGTGAGTTTTGCTTAGATAGCGGGTATGCACGTGCACAAAGTATTTGGAACAAGAAATTTGGGGAACCTGCTTATTTGTTAGAAAACTATTGGGGCGAAGGCTATCATCATATGATTTGGAGAGTTAAATTTGAATAGGTCAAGGGGGGATGAGAGTGTCGAAAGAACTTCTTAGGATTGATTGTGGAGATATTTATCTCCAAGAGTTTTCCATAAAAGATGCAGACAGTATATACAAAATCTCCAATCAACCTGAGATATCTAATTTTCTGCCAGATTGGAAGTCGACGAAAGAGCAAAGAATAGATTGGGTTACTAACTATGAAATACCAGCGAACAAGGAGTTTCTTGAAGCGGTTAAAAGCACAGCTGATATAGAAGGTCACTTTCTAAAACTAGGAGTATTTATAAGTGCAACAGATGAATTCATTGGATGGTGTTGTACTGGCATAAAAGAGGAACTTCCTGCTCCGAATAGAGAAATTATGTATGCCATTTCAGCTGAGTACCATGGGAAGGGTTACGCAAAGAAGGCCTCTTTAGGGTTAATAAACTACTTATTCACAAACACAAATTTAGAGATTCTTAACGCGGTAGCTTTACCACATAACCCATTATCTATCAAAGTGATTGAGAAATGTGGGTTCACTTTTCAAGGGAAGCGTATGATAGAAGGTGAATTGTTTAATCACTATACATTAACTAGAATGGACTGGAAGTATGACACAGGAGGATAACATATGCTACTAGCTTGTAGGAAGTACTTCCTGTATATCATTGAACATAAATTAAATGTGCTTGTCGAGTGTTGGAAAGAAGGGCTGTACCTACAAGGAATAATTCATGATTGTTCAAAGTTTTCACCTCAAGAGTTTTTTCCTTATGCAAAGAAGTTCTTTTACAATGAAGATAAAAGCGCGGACGATGAATTAAGGTGGAAATACGCTTGGCTACACCATCAAAATAAGAATAAGCATCATTGGGAGTATTGGGTGGTAGACCCGCGTACTAAACAAGCTTTGCCTATGCCAAGAAAGTATCTCATTGAAATGGTCTGTGATTGGCGTTCTTTCTCAAGAAAGTGGGGAAGGAAAGTTAAAAGTTATAACTTGAATCTTGGAGATAAAATCATACTGCATCCAGATAC
This window of the Sutcliffiella horikoshii genome carries:
- a CDS encoding Type 1 glutamine amidotransferase-like domain-containing protein, giving the protein MKLLLTSAGVNNKSIHEALVDMLDKPIAESMALCIPTAMYGHPWVGPGEKAWEFIRGSSDNPMVSLGWKSVGVLELTALPSIDQDRWVPLVRETDVLLVSGGDALYLYHWMKESGLAELLPELNAVYVGMSAGSMVMAPKIGEFFVGWTPPNGEDKTLGLVDFAIFPHLDHEMLPGNTMAAAEKWAAGMQGPAYAIDDMTAIKVIDGAVEVVTEGHWKLL
- a CDS encoding AraC family transcriptional regulator, whose translation is MDLLKNMNIAMKYIEENLTNEIDFKVVARTAHCSEYHFKRMFSFLAGITLSEYIRRRRLSLAALELPNSKVKVIDVAIKYGYNSPDSFTRAFFNLHGITPSEARESGQQLKAYPLMTFQLSIRGGNEMNYRIEQKEAFHIIGIMKRVPIVFQGENPEIADMWKSLDADKIAHLQKLSNVEPKGMIQASTNFSEGRMEEKGELDQYIGVATTHEKPENFSKLKIPSLTWAIFESTGPFPQTLQETWGRIYSEWFPSSNYQVTEGPEILSIKGKDLSAPSVKCEIWIPVLKK
- a CDS encoding peroxiredoxin-like family protein, with product MSTLLEEIKAYKEVFKQKASEEKQRLMAQATKELEESGVAKGLKEGERVPDFTLPDATGKMVSMKEELEKGPLILTFYRGGWCPYCNLELKAYQREIDSIKNAGATIIAISPQTPDASLSTKEKNELEFLVLSDEGNQVAEQFNLVFKMPDYLVEIYKGSGLMVSDHNGNDDWELPKPATFVIDQTGNIVFADVDSDYTKRVEPGKVIDVLKSI
- a CDS encoding IS3 family transposase (programmed frameshift), which encodes MSKKANSFDVKINVIRAWENRTHTITDLGHINNVSPSTIYNWIDRYESLGEKGLHPTSKAYSKEYKLKVVHEYLNGGYSQKELVRKYEISSKSVLQKWIKNYNSHRELKDTSKGRKFTMTNKRKTTLNERIEIVHYYLENGMDFHKAAETFQVSYQQVYQWVKKYENGGEEALRDKRGRKKEEVELSHEQKIQREMHRLERENERLRAENAFPKKVRGDRKEAKISQVRHEEKYLAIQELEQEEGFSIVMLCDIAEIARSAYYKWLKREPSKRERESEKLMKEISTIFQKVKGIYGYRRVAITLNRKLGKAYNHKRIYRLMRVLGIQSIIRRKKSRYKKATPNHIAQNLLNREFQAEKPNEKWVTDVTEFKFGKATKAYLSAIRDLYDGAIISYVLGLKNNNQLVFKTLDQATAMLNGEQPLLHSDRGFQYTHLEFKRKIDTAKMTHSMSRVGRCIDNGPIESFWGTLKCEKYYLEKYETFDDLEEAIDEYIHFYNHDRYQKRLNGLSPLEYRAKTA
- a CDS encoding DUF4269 domain-containing protein, which codes for MKTGNIQQQKAYSAILELNILNDLHIYNPVLCGTLPIGIDVKGSDLDIIMEVRELDIFSNKLHNLYADKENFTLKRTVIRGRNVVKANFTFRNFEFELFGQAQPVHKQFAYLHMMIEYELLQRDPDLREKVISLKKQGYKTEPAFCKLLNISGDPYEGLLLFGVEEGMV
- a CDS encoding HAD family hydrolase; translated protein: MAEYKVILFDLDGTLSDPKEGITKSVQFALENMDIVEPSIDRLETFIGPPLQVSFAEYYGLDGIESKRAIGFYRERFKEKGMFENVLYPDISLLLEALKERGFVLVVATSKPTVFAEQIIKYFELEKYFQLIVGSNLDGTRSSKTEIIQYILDKYTDFNRSDFVMIGDRKHDIIGAKNTGIHSIGVTYGYGSQEEIRDAEPNYIVSSIDDLMGLLLGSRVKDDYLLRK
- a CDS encoding GNAT family N-acetyltransferase — protein: MLNIEIRRPRTEEIVELHQFFRTVIEDTFNKEGIGDQLEDLEAEVESKKAYLAGDLTSNGEDRFFLLTLERGQIIGTIEHGAASDLICKCTDNALKELHEVGTVFVHPDYQGMGVGNLLLENMYQTLRNKGIREFCLDSGYARAQSIWNKKFGEPAYLLENYWGEGYHHMIWRVKFE
- a CDS encoding GNAT family N-acetyltransferase translates to MRVSKELLRIDCGDIYLQEFSIKDADSIYKISNQPEISNFLPDWKSTKEQRIDWVTNYEIPANKEFLEAVKSTADIEGHFLKLGVFISATDEFIGWCCTGIKEELPAPNREIMYAISAEYHGKGYAKKASLGLINYLFTNTNLEILNAVALPHNPLSIKVIEKCGFTFQGKRMIEGELFNHYTLTRMDWKYDTGG
- a CDS encoding DUF5662 family protein, which produces MLLACRKYFLYIIEHKLNVLVECWKEGLYLQGIIHDCSKFSPQEFFPYAKKFFYNEDKSADDELRWKYAWLHHQNKNKHHWEYWVVDPRTKQALPMPRKYLIEMVCDWRSFSRKWGRKVKSYNLNLGDKIILHPDTRIELEILLRDYKDTFETDT